A single genomic interval of Danio aesculapii chromosome 5, fDanAes4.1, whole genome shotgun sequence harbors:
- the alkbh4 gene encoding alpha-ketoglutarate-dependent dioxygenase alkB homolog 4, with protein sequence MMSTSCGCKGIRTCLKCEADETKQHLLQKNELIHYDFTYDPVLKSAVREEEGGTRQCFEFPGVLLWENFVSEDEERELISRMDQDVWRESQSGRRKQDFGPKVNFKKRRVHVGSFSGLPSISRQLLVRMSNSPLLASFKPVEQCNLDYDSLRGSAIDPHFDDSWLWGENLVTVNLLSDTVLTMSLDQGWGDMEQGKVRVAVRLPRRSLVVLYGEARHRWKHAIHRKDVHGRRVCSTFRELSAEFLPGGEQEKLGSELLDIALSFQGAPL encoded by the exons ATGATGAGTACGAGTTGTGGTTGTAAAGGAATAAGAACATGTTTAAAATGCGAGGCAGATGAAACTAAACAACATTTACTGCAGAAGAATGAGCTG ATTCATTATGATTTCACCTATGATCCAGTGTTGAAGTCAGCGGTCCGAGAGGAGGAGGGTGGCACTCGACAGTGCTTCGAGTTTCCTGGAGTTTTGTTGTGGGAGAATTTTGTGTCTGAAGATGAAGAAAGGGAACTGATCAGCAGAATGGATCAGGACGTCTGGAGAGAGTCTCAGTCAGGCCGCCGGAAACAG GACTTTGGTCCAAAGGTGAACTTCAAGAAGCGCCGTGTCCATGTGGGAAGCTTCAGCGGCCTGCCTTCTATCAGCCGTCAGCTGCTAGTCCGGATGTCAAATTCCCCCCTGTTGGCTTCGTTCAAACCTGTAGAGCAGTGCAACCTGGACTATGATTCTCTCAGAGGCTCCGCCATCGACCCGCACTTTGACGACAGCTGGCTGTGGGGAGAAAACCTGGTCACCGTTAACCTGCTCTCAGACACCGTTCTGACCATGAGCTTAGATCAGGGCTGGGGAGACATGGAGCAGGGCAAGGTGAGGGTGGCTGTGCGTCTTCCCCGCAGGTCTTTGGTTGTGCTCTACGGAGAGGCACGGCACCGGTGGAAACATGCCATCCACAGAAAAGACGTTCACGGGCGCAGAGTGTGCAGCACCTTTCGGGAGCTCTCTGCTGAGTTTCTCCCCGGAGGAGAGCAGGAGAAACTGGGTTCAGAGTTGTTGGATATAGCGCTGAGCTTCCAGGGTGCTCCACTATAA